One Phaseolus vulgaris cultivar G19833 chromosome 4, P. vulgaris v2.0, whole genome shotgun sequence DNA window includes the following coding sequences:
- the LOC137836535 gene encoding thaumatin-like protein: protein MLRFIQPLFFTLFLLITISAVPKPWASAATLTLSNNCPYSVWPGIQPGGGKPVVANGGLFLPPHQAQTVQLPPLWSGRVWARHGCTFDSAGRGQCATGDCGGNLFCNGLGGAPPATLAELSLGPNQDFYDVSFVDGYNLPMTITPIASPGLGPSSGNCGSVGCSRDLNTVCPMGLQVRSRERVIACKSACMAFHSPNYCCTGSYASAQTCGPTEYSRIFKNACPKAYSYAFDDPSSLVTCSNANYLVTFCPN, encoded by the exons ATGCTCAGATTCATTCAGCCTCTCTTCTTCACCCTCTTCCTCCTCATCACCATTTCAG CGGTGCCTAAGCCTTGGGCTTCAGCAGCGACACTAACTCTCTCCAACAACTGTCCCTATTCGGTCTGGCCCGGGATCCAGCCCGGCGGAGGAAAGCCCGTTGTGGCCAACGGCGGCTTGTTCCTCCCTCCTCACCAGGCCCAGACTGTCCAACTTCCTCCACTCTGGTCTGGCCGTGTTTGGGCCCGCCATGGCTGCACCTTTGACTCAGCAGGCCGTGGCCAATGTGCCACCGGAGACTGCGGCGGCAACCTCTTCTGCAACGGGCTTGGCGGCGCCCCACCAGCCACCCTCGCCGAACTCTCCCTTGGCCCTAACCAAGATTTCTACGATGTGAGCTTTGTGGATGGCTACAATCTCCCCATGACCATAACCCCAATCGCAAGCCCGGGTCTCGGTCCAAGCTCGGGAAACTGTGGGTCTGTGGGTTGTTCGAGGGACCTGAACACGGTGTGCCCAATGGGCCTGCAAGTGCGGTCACGGGAGCGCGTGATCGCCTGCAAGAGTGCTTGCATGGCTTTCCATTCGCCAAACTACTGTTGCACAGGCAGCTACGCAAGCGCACAGACATGTGGGCCAACCGAATATTCTAGAATCTTCAAGAATGCTTGCCCGAAGGCTTATTCCTATGCCTTTGATGACCCTTCTAGTCTAGTTACTTGTTCCAATGCTAATTATTTGGTTACTTTCTGCCCTAATTAG
- the LOC137837953 gene encoding WUSCHEL-related homeobox 1-like, protein MWMVGDNEGGDFNMVDHSFSGRKLMPLMPRSITSLNTAPPTTTLSLTHPHGNHFPSQYDYHHLEQNKREQFNGTAPAVVSSRWNPTREQLRALEELYRRGTRTPSAEQIQHITAQLRRFGNIEGKNVFYWFQNHKARERQKRRRQMESDAETPEKKDSAASRTEFEVKQTKNWTPSTNCSTIAEESVSTQRTAKAEAVESRTVGWLQFDEGEFQQRRNLLERNATWHVMQLPCPSPAAPVTHLINSPPNASSAITMATTTSTVTTRKMDPNLIKTHDLSFFISPQRENSVIYLSSSSSTTEDDNCVESQTLQFFPLRSGDASSDNMRDKETEISASAMNCSNLTPSQFFEFLPMKE, encoded by the exons ATGTGGATGGTGGGTGACAATGAAGGTGGTGACTTCAACATGGTTGATCATTCTTTCAGTGGAAGGAAACTCATGCCTCTCATGCCAAGGTCAATCACTTCTCTCAACACTGCACCACCAACAACCACTCTTAGCTTAACTCACCCTCATGGCAATCATTTCCCTTCACAGTATGATTATCACCATCTTG AACAAAACAAGAGAGAGCAGTTCAATGGTACAGCACCCGCTGTGGTGAGTTCAAGGTGGAATCCAACCCGAGAGCAACTAAGAGCCCTTGAAGAGTTGTATAGAAGAGGAACAAGGACACCATCTGCTGAGCAAATCCAACATATCACTGCACAACTTAGAAGATTTGGTAACATAGAAGGGAAGAATGTGTTCTATTGGTTTCAGAATCACAAAGCCAGGGAGAGGCAAAAGCGTCGCCGCCAAATGGAATCGGATGCCGAAACTCCTGAGAAGAAAGATTCAG CTGCAAGTAGGACCGAGTTTGAAGTTAAACAGACAAAAAATTGGACACCTTCAACAAACTGCAGTACTATTGCAGAG GAATCTGTTTCAACACAGAGGACTGCAAAAGCAGAGGCTGTAGAGAGTAGAACAGTTGGATGGCTCCAATTCGATGAAGGGGAATTCCAACAAAGAAGAAACCTTTTGGAGAGGAATGCAACGTGGCATGTGATGCAGTTACCTTGTCCTTCTCCTGCTGCACCTGTCACACACCTCATAAACAGTCCTCCTAATGCCTCTTCAGCTATTACTATGGCCACTACAACAAGCACAGTAACAACAAGAAAAATGGACCCAAACCTCATTAAGACACATGATCTCAGCTTTTTTATTTCACCCCAGAGGGAAAACAGTGTTATCTACTTAAGCAGCAGCAGTAGTACTACTGAAGATGATAACTGTGTGGAGTCTCAAACCCTTCAATTTTTCCCATTAAGGAGTGGTGATGCTAGCAGTGACAACATGAGGGATAAAGAGACAGAGATATCAGCTTCAGCAATGAATTGCAGTAACTTGACCCCAAGCCAGTTTTTTGAGTTCCTTCCTATGAAGGAGTAA